The DNA segment CACCGGAACACTGAGCTGTATGACAGCGGCGTTCGTGGCTTTTAGCATGGGCAATACCATGTACCATACAACATATCCTAGCCCGGATGTGAGCGCACCTGAGATAATTGCGTACCAGATGCCCGCAACATCCAGAGAAAGCCGGCTCAGCATGAAAAAGCTTAAAACGACGGCAAAGGCAACGGCGCGCGTGAAGTTCCCGGCGCTTGTGTGAACAGGGTTGCCGGCACTTCTCCCGCGCAAAGAATAAACACCCCAGCAAATCCCGGCTCCTAGCATCAACAGGGAACTGGCCACTGGCGGTGTGGTTGACAAACCAGGCAGAAACAACAGCAATAGCCCGCCGAAAGCGAGCGCAAGGCCGGCTAATTGCAGCTTGAGCAGGCGCTCTCCCGCCCAAAAACCGTAAACAATCATAGTGACTTGAACCGCGCCGAACAGCAGCAGTGCGCCCGTGGCCGTGGGCAAACTCACATAGGCAAATGAAAAACCCGCCGCGTAGGCGAACAAGGCCGCAGCAGACCACCAGCTTCCACTGCCGCTGCTGGGCCGGTTGCTGATCCGCACAACCAGCAAAAGTACAATCGCACCCGAAATCAAACGGATCGCCGTAAAGCTAGCAGCATCAATATCCGTGTGTTTCAGGGCCATTCTGGCCAGCACCGAATTACTCGCGAAGGCAATCATGGCAAGAGTTGTCAGAATGATTATTCGCATAAGAAACTCTCTATCTGACGACTCGTTGCCACCACGCCAGCCTGCCCATTACTCCCGTAAGGAGCATGTGTTTGTTGTCGAAAGTGCGGAACGCGCCAACGGGTCTGTACTCCGGCGAGCGCCGCAAATGGGTTTAACGGGCTTGTTATATTTGCTTGTGGCTGCCATCACACAGTGGCTGTGATGCTGTTGATTTACAGCCGCAAAAAAAGACTTTTTTCGTTTCTGGTGCCGCGTATTTCACGGGCCTAAAAGCTGAGCCACTATGAGAACCGTCGCAAAAAGGCTGTTTCGCACTTTTACCACAAGCGCACCAAAAGTAACTTTTTCCAGATTCTACTTCCACTGCGTAGGGCGTATCAGATGCTCGAATGGCTTCTGTCATTATTATTCTCTCTCAATGATCGAATGAACATACCGCACAGAGTCTACACCAATACTTGCCGCGTATTCGCAATGTAGTGATGGACCTGGCGCTCAACTTTGGCGCCAATCATAACGTCGGGGCGTCGACCGTTAGGGCAGGGCAAACTGGGTGTTGTGCCAAATAATCGGCAGATTAAAGGACGCTCCCCGTAAACTGTGCAACCATCGGGGCCCAGGTGCACACAGCTAAGGTCACCCAGTGCGGCCTCATGTTCGGCGTCAGTTTTTACAGGCAGGCGCGACATTTCTTCCGAAGACGTCGTTACCGGCCCGCAACAATCGTGACAACCCGCCACACACTCGAACGAAGGAATCTGCTCGCGTAGACGCGCGATAATATTTCGATTTTTGTACATATATAGCCGCCATTTACCAAAACATAAACTGTGTTTCAAAAACCAACTCTACCGATATAACGCGCAGATTTTATTGCCTGAGGGGTCTCTTAAATAGGCAATGTATAAGTTGGCTCCGCCGCGAAGCCCGGGTGGGTTCTCGCATGACGTGCCACCATTGGCAATGCCGGCAGAGTGCCAGGCATCAACGGTTGCGGAATTTTCTGCAGAAAAGCCGATGGTGGTGCCGTTACCATGATAAGCGGGTTCGCCATCAATTGGCTTTCCAATCGCAAAAGTGCCGCTGTTTGTTCTGTAAAAGCAGCGCCCTTTGTCATCCACCAGACCAGACTCGTGCCCTAGAGAGCCAAGAATAGCATCGTAAAAGATCTTTGATTGTTGAACATCGTTTGCACCAACCATAATGTGACTGAACATGCCTGCTCTCCGTAAGAAATATAAATACGCCCGAGACATCAATGCCGTATCTCGCTTTGACGCATGAGCATTGCGTCAACCGTCAAAAATATCAGATTGTAAGTTCGCACGGTCTACCTGCGGCTTTGTGTCGTCGTTGCTCTGCGCGGACATACTGAAAAAAAGAAAAACCAATAAGCAAAAGCCCGTGCCCCATACAAAAATTACTTTTAAATAGACGGCTATTTTTTTCTTAGCCGTCGGGTTAGGCTTTTTAGAGAAGCCGAAGTAATCCGCACCGAACAGGCCAACCCCGCAACTCTCACAATAGTTTTTCGAATACGAAATTCTTAATGCTGAAGGCTCAAATACTTCCCGACAACTATAGCAGCTAGGCATAGTGATTACTGATTCCTTGAAGTCATAACGTCGCCAGTATGTGCGTATGCTCATTACGAATCCCGAACTTGCGTCAGGGCTTTTCGGTGGAATAATCGGTGTCTGCGAAAACCTCTGAGAGAATCGCTTGCTCTATATAACTGCGTTGCCTGGGTTTGGCTGGCAGCCTGACGGTGAGGTGAATCTCGCTGGCTACCGGAACCTGAATGGTCACCCTTGGGTCTACAGAAGGCACTTCCAGGCCCCGCGAAACGCCAACCTTAGTCATGTACGTACGCACAGATTCCAGATAGGGCTTGCAATGGCGATTGGCTGCCGCCAGCAGTGCTTTTTGGGCGGTATGCCAGTCATCTTCTCGTTTGAAAGGCACGGTAAAAACATGAAAATCCCAGTGGTCAGTAAAACTCTCGTTGATAACCGGCTCAGACAAAAACAATGCATTGGGTATCACAATCATCCGCCCGGTGCGCTGGTGGGATGTTTTTCCAGGGCCT comes from the Marinobacter psychrophilus genome and includes:
- a CDS encoding CDGSH iron-sulfur domain-containing protein, which encodes MTEAIRASDTPYAVEVESGKSYFWCACGKSAKQPFCDGSHSGSAFRPVKYAAPETKKVFFCGCKSTASQPLCDGSHKQI
- a CDS encoding YkgJ family cysteine cluster protein, encoding MYKNRNIIARLREQIPSFECVAGCHDCCGPVTTSSEEMSRLPVKTDAEHEAALGDLSCVHLGPDGCTVYGERPLICRLFGTTPSLPCPNGRRPDVMIGAKVERQVHHYIANTRQVLV
- a CDS encoding VOC family protein, producing the protein MFSHIMVGANDVQQSKIFYDAILGSLGHESGLVDDKGRCFYRTNSGTFAIGKPIDGEPAYHGNGTTIGFSAENSATVDAWHSAGIANGGTSCENPPGLRGGANLYIAYLRDPSGNKICALYR
- a CDS encoding DMT family transporter — protein: MRIIILTTLAMIAFASNSVLARMALKHTDIDAASFTAIRLISGAIVLLLVVRISNRPSSGSGSWWSAAALFAYAAGFSFAYVSLPTATGALLLFGAVQVTMIVYGFWAGERLLKLQLAGLALAFGGLLLLFLPGLSTTPPVASSLLMLGAGICWGVYSLRGRSAGNPVHTSAGNFTRAVAFAVVLSFFMLSRLSLDVAGIWYAIISGALTSGLGYVVWYMVLPMLKATNAAVIQLSVPVIAAVGGVVFLGEFITLRLVLASAAILGGIALVIVRKPSAQVTRQNIGKHFNAK